Proteins co-encoded in one Taeniopygia guttata chromosome 4, bTaeGut7.mat, whole genome shotgun sequence genomic window:
- the OCIAD2 gene encoding OCIA domain-containing protein 2 has protein sequence MSSETGQQGSQTPPIKQPGWPMLFCPMSQIQDREIARIIKECKQESFWYRALPLSLGSMLVTQGLISKGIFSASPRFGPYPKMAIAGILGFAIGRMSYMGECQKKFQKIGIAPFGPQQKRKCHHTCKECKAKLGSNEREGSSCSAT, from the exons ATGTCTTCTGAAACAGGTCAACAGGGAAGTCAGACACCTCCAATAAAACAACCTGGATGG CCAATGTTATTTTGTCCCATGTCCCAAATTCAAGACAGAGAGATTGCAAGGATCATTAAAGAATGCAAACAGGAAAGTTTCTGGTACAGAG ctctTCCTTTATCTCTTGGGAGCATGCTTGTCACCCAGGGGCTAATCTCAAAAg GCATTTTCTCAGCAAGCCCAAGATTTGGTCCATACCCCAAGATGGCAA TTGCTGGTATCTTGGGTTTTGCCATTGGAAGGATGTCATACATGGGAGAATGCCAGAAAAAGTTTCAGAAAATTGGTATTGCACCATTTGGTCCACAACAAAAAAG GAAGTGTCATCATACTTGCAAAGAATGCAAAGCAAAATTGGGATCAAATGAGAGAGAAGGTTCAAGCTGTTCAGCAACTTAG